The proteins below come from a single Takifugu flavidus isolate HTHZ2018 chromosome 6, ASM371156v2, whole genome shotgun sequence genomic window:
- the npy2r gene encoding neuropeptide Y receptor type 2 yields the protein MDDARQQNQTRGDDSQSEVNPFNCCGAANPTNDSNVLELDDSTKLVGVQVILILAYSTIILFGVTGNSLVIYVIYRFKNLRTVTNFFIVNLAVADLLVNMLCLPFTLIYTLYGEWKFGQVLCFMLPCAQGMAVYVSTITMNVIALDRYRSIVNHMETKMSKDMCTVVIVFTWAVSALLASPLAIFREYWTFDLLPGESIQVCTEKWPESSVNASIYSISALLVQYGLPLAVISVAYARIWSKLKKTRGGRNDRHQRRRKTTKMLLMMVVVFAVCWLPFHAFQLAVDIDSTVLSMKDFKLLFTVFHIVAMCSTFANPILYGWMNNNYRMAFLSVFECYQPRTLRSREPQKYEERVCTDCKSTNV from the coding sequence ATGGACGACGCACGTCAGCAGAACCAGACTCGAGGTGACGATTCCCAATCCGAAGTGAATCCCTTCAACTGCTGCGGTGCTGCGAATCCGACCAACGACAGCAACGTTCTGGAGCTGGACGACAGCACGAAGCTGGTGGGAGTCCAGGTCATCCTCATCCTGGCGTACAGCACCATCATTCtgttcggggtcacggggaacTCGCTGGTCATCTACGTCATCTACAGGTTCAAGAACCTTCGAACGGTCACCAACTTCTTCATCGTGAACTTGGCCGTGGCCGACCTGCTGGTCAACATGCTGTGTTTGCCCTTCACTCTCATCTACACGCTGTACGGCGAGTGGAAGTTCGGCCAGGTGTTGTGCTTCATGCTGCCCTGCGCTCAAGGCATGGCGGTGTACGTGTCCACCATCACCATGAACGTGATCGCCTTGGACCGCTACAGGAGCATCGTCAACCACATGGAGACGAAGATGTCCAAGGACATGTGCACGGTGGTCATCGTCTTCACCTGGGCCGTCAGCGCTCTGCTGGCGAGCCCGCTGGCCATCTTCAGGGAGTATtggacctttgaccttttgccCGGGGAGTCCATTCAGGTGTGCACCGAGAAGTGGCCAGAAAGTAGCGTGAACGCCAGCATCTACAGCATATCGGCGCTCCTCGTTCAGTACGGTTTGCCTCTGGCGGTCATCTCTGTCGCCTACGCCCGCATCTGGAGTAAGCTGAAGAAGACCCGCGGAGGTCGGAATGACCGCCACCAGCGCAGGAGGAAGACCACCAAGAtgttgctgatgatggtggtggtcttCGCCGTCTGCTGGCTGCCCTTTCACGCCTTCCAGCTGGCCGTCGACATCGACAGCACCGTGTTGTCCATGAAGGACTTCAAGCTGCTTTTCACCGTGTTCCACATCGTCGCCATGTGCTCGACCTTCGCCAACCCCATCCTGTACGGGTGGATGAACAACAACTACAGGATGGCCTTTTTGTCCGTGTTCGAGTGTTACCAGCCCAGGACGTTGAGGTCCAGAGAGCCCCAGAAATACGAAGAAAGAGTTTGTACGGACTGTAAATCCACCAATGTGTAA